A window of Campylobacter lari subsp. lari contains these coding sequences:
- a CDS encoding response regulator transcription factor, with the protein MKVLIVENEFYLAQSIGSKLNSIGYDCDIIANVNELTHHDYEIILLSTSMANFEHIIEIFKHKIIILLISYISSDTVLAPLKSGASDYIQKPFMIEELMRKIKHFQEFKKITMLNSTYQAYLKHKFETAKLPTFDYKKFKLPLILKTNNQIFADHFVFNYTNEHNIANVYIDLSHQQNLDKIFKDNSLYYLVNFQTLKPLEKEKVLNLALKKAVIIHTSTNIEHSNFQILELGEDEKSFESNGILTIDDYVKHIIISYQNIFPDTDLSKKLGISRKSLWEKRKKYGITKKK; encoded by the coding sequence ATGAAAGTTTTAATAGTAGAAAATGAATTTTATTTAGCCCAAAGTATAGGATCAAAGCTTAATTCTATAGGTTATGATTGTGATATTATCGCAAATGTTAATGAGCTTACTCATCATGATTATGAAATCATTTTGCTTTCTACTAGTATGGCTAATTTTGAACATATTATAGAAATTTTTAAGCATAAAATCATTATTTTGCTCATATCTTACATAAGTTCAGATACCGTTTTAGCTCCTTTAAAATCTGGTGCTAGTGATTACATACAAAAACCTTTCATGATAGAAGAATTAATGCGCAAGATTAAGCATTTTCAAGAATTTAAAAAAATCACCATGCTAAATAGTACCTATCAAGCATATTTAAAACATAAATTTGAAACAGCAAAACTACCAACTTTTGATTATAAAAAATTCAAACTACCTTTGATTTTAAAAACTAATAATCAAATTTTTGCTGATCATTTTGTATTTAATTATACTAATGAGCACAACATTGCAAATGTTTATATAGACCTTTCACACCAGCAAAATTTAGATAAAATATTCAAAGACAATTCTTTGTATTATTTGGTTAATTTTCAAACCCTAAAGCCTTTAGAAAAAGAAAAGGTGTTAAACCTTGCTTTAAAAAAGGCTGTTATTATACACACAAGTACGAATATTGAGCATAGCAATTTTCAAATTTTAGAGCTAGGTGAAGATGAGAAAAGTTTTGAAAGTAATGGAATTTTAACCATTGATGATTATGTTAAGCATATTATCATTAGTTATCAAAATATCTTTCCTGATACGGATTTATCCAAAAAATTAGGAATTTCAAGAAAATCTTTATGGGAAAAAAGGAAAAAATATGGCATTACAAAGAAAAAATAG
- a CDS encoding bifunctional 2-C-methyl-D-erythritol 4-phosphate cytidylyltransferase/2-C-methyl-D-erythritol 2,4-cyclodiphosphate synthase, which yields MLDISLIMLSAGESSRFNAPVKKQFLRLGEQPLWLYATKNLSSFYPFKQIVVTSGNISYMKKFAPEYKFVQGGATRAQSLLNALSMVESEYVLVSDVARVLISKNLFNNIIENHDKADCITPVLKVSDTTIYAQETIDRDKIKLIQTPQLSRTSMLKKALEQSSNFTDDSTAIQAIGGKIWYVQGDELAKKITFKEDLKSLNLPKPSWDIFNGNGFDVHEFGEQRALLLGGVKVHESMGLKAHSDGDVLAHALIDALLGAAGLGDIGELFPDNDMQYKNADSMFLLQNAYALVQNYGFELVNADITIIAQTPKMKEFKEAIAFNIAKTLKTMPNKINIKATTTEHLGFVGRKEGIAVLTSVNLKYFDWMKL from the coding sequence ATGTTAGATATTTCCTTGATTATGCTATCTGCTGGAGAATCATCAAGATTTAATGCTCCGGTAAAAAAGCAGTTTTTGCGACTAGGCGAACAACCTTTATGGCTTTATGCTACTAAAAATTTAAGTTCTTTTTATCCTTTTAAACAAATAGTTGTTACTTCTGGTAATATTTCTTATATGAAAAAGTTTGCCCCTGAATATAAATTTGTCCAAGGTGGTGCAACTAGAGCCCAATCTTTACTCAATGCTTTAAGTATGGTTGAGAGTGAATATGTTTTAGTTAGTGATGTTGCAAGAGTTTTAATTTCTAAAAATCTTTTTAACAATATCATAGAAAATCACGACAAAGCTGATTGTATTACACCTGTTTTAAAAGTAAGCGATACTACAATTTATGCTCAAGAAACTATTGATAGAGATAAAATCAAACTCATACAAACCCCTCAACTTTCACGCACGAGTATGCTAAAAAAAGCTTTAGAGCAAAGCTCAAATTTCACTGATGATAGCACAGCTATACAAGCTATTGGCGGTAAAATTTGGTATGTGCAAGGTGATGAGTTAGCTAAAAAAATCACCTTTAAAGAAGATTTGAAAAGCTTAAATTTACCAAAACCATCTTGGGATATTTTTAATGGAAATGGCTTTGATGTGCATGAATTTGGAGAGCAAAGAGCCTTACTTTTGGGCGGGGTAAAAGTGCATGAAAGTATGGGTTTAAAAGCCCATTCTGATGGAGATGTATTAGCTCATGCACTAATTGATGCACTTTTGGGTGCAGCAGGGCTTGGAGATATAGGAGAACTTTTCCCAGATAATGATATGCAGTATAAAAATGCTGATTCTATGTTTTTATTACAAAATGCTTATGCTTTGGTGCAAAATTATGGTTTTGAGCTTGTAAATGCTGATATTACTATCATAGCTCAAACACCTAAAATGAAAGAATTTAAAGAAGCTATTGCTTTTAATATCGCTAAAACATTAAAAACCATGCCAAATAAAATCAATATCAAAGCCACCACTACAGAACATCTAGGTTTTGTAGGAAGAAAAGAAGGGATTGCTGTTTTAACAAGTGTAAATTTAAAATATTTTGATTGGATGAAATTATGA
- a CDS encoding Mrp/NBP35 family ATP-binding protein — protein sequence MKEKIEERLKQVVYPGFKKDIVSFGFVKKIESNDQKAHIVVEIVSANAQIAQELRLNIANALKDLNLELDLEIIQPKIPEEKSNSRSGKNIAPQIKNFLMISSGKGGVGKSTTTLNLAISLAKMGKRVGLLDADIYGPNIPRMLGESKSKPEIVGQKIRPILSHGVYMMSMGVLIEEGKGLMWRGSMIMKAIEQLLADVLWPELDVLLLDMPPGTGDAQITLAQSVPVSAGVCVSTPQVVSLDDSKRALDMFEKLHIPVAGIIENMSGFLCPDNGKEYDIFGKGTTEEMAKAYKCEVLAQIPIEMSVREGGDSGKPVSFYMPESVSSKRYLQAAEKIWEFIEKVNQEGKVDNSAIQPVMNGKSACSQ from the coding sequence TTGAAGGAAAAAATCGAAGAAAGACTAAAACAAGTTGTATATCCAGGTTTTAAAAAAGATATAGTTAGTTTTGGTTTTGTAAAAAAAATTGAATCAAATGATCAAAAAGCTCATATAGTAGTTGAAATTGTTTCAGCTAATGCTCAAATTGCACAAGAGCTTAGACTAAACATCGCAAATGCCTTAAAAGATTTAAATTTAGAGCTTGATTTAGAAATCATTCAACCAAAAATTCCTGAAGAAAAAAGCAATTCAAGAAGTGGTAAAAATATCGCTCCGCAAATTAAAAATTTCCTTATGATTTCAAGTGGTAAAGGCGGGGTAGGTAAAAGTACTACGACTTTAAATTTGGCTATTTCTTTAGCTAAAATGGGCAAAAGAGTAGGGCTTTTGGACGCAGATATTTATGGGCCAAATATACCAAGAATGCTTGGTGAGAGTAAAAGCAAACCTGAAATTGTAGGCCAAAAAATTCGTCCTATTTTATCTCATGGGGTTTATATGATGAGCATGGGCGTTTTGATAGAAGAGGGTAAGGGTTTGATGTGGCGTGGTTCTATGATCATGAAAGCGATTGAGCAACTTTTAGCTGATGTGCTTTGGCCTGAACTTGATGTATTGTTACTTGATATGCCTCCTGGAACGGGTGATGCGCAAATTACCTTAGCTCAAAGCGTGCCAGTGAGTGCAGGTGTGTGCGTAAGTACTCCACAAGTAGTGTCTTTAGATGATAGCAAAAGAGCGCTTGATATGTTTGAAAAATTACACATTCCTGTTGCAGGTATTATAGAAAATATGAGCGGCTTTTTATGTCCTGATAATGGCAAAGAATATGATATCTTTGGTAAAGGCACCACAGAAGAAATGGCAAAAGCTTATAAATGTGAAGTTTTAGCTCAAATTCCTATCGAAATGAGTGTAAGAGAAGGTGGAGATAGTGGTAAGCCTGTAAGTTTTTATATGCCTGAGAGTGTAAGTTCAAAAAGATATTTACAAGCTGCTGAAAAAATTTGGGAATTTATAGAAAAGGTTAATCAAGAAGGTAAAGTAGATAATTCAGCAATTCAACCTGTAATGAATGGTAAAAGTGCGTGCTCGCAATAA
- a CDS encoding tetrahydrodipicolinate N-succinyltransferase N-terminal domain-containing protein: MPIESKEEFLNLIKQIEQRINYKKPKAFAIARLDLSQLDPSKKLQANFGVINFEQNYAAAAVMFEAFFRRGVDVDFNESEFVATLIKEDLDFALECFAPFLQEQGHKNIEAIKAAKENFRENAFSFVCIFEDEAPKSLESVYLKLHLLSNKKVPLRSLNLTGAFGILPNVAWSDNKPIDLDFLRENEIDLKMGGRYPRIDYVDKFPRFLAHVIPEDNTRILESSKVRMGAVLAAGTTIMPGAAYVNFNAGTTGACMVEGRISSSAVVGEGSDVGGGASILGVLSGTSGNAISIGKACLLGANSVTGIPLGDNCIVDAGIAVLEGTKFALKNKEELQKINPDFKFDKDIYKGLELAGLNGLHFRQDSQSGVMIAAFNKKAVKLNEDLH, encoded by the coding sequence ATGCCAATAGAAAGTAAAGAAGAATTTTTAAATCTAATCAAACAAATCGAACAAAGGATTAATTATAAAAAACCTAAAGCTTTTGCTATAGCAAGACTTGATCTAAGTCAGCTTGATCCTAGTAAAAAACTTCAAGCTAATTTTGGTGTGATTAATTTTGAGCAAAATTATGCTGCCGCAGCTGTTATGTTTGAAGCTTTTTTTAGAAGAGGGGTTGATGTTGATTTTAATGAAAGTGAGTTTGTAGCTACTTTGATTAAAGAAGATTTGGATTTTGCGCTTGAATGTTTTGCGCCATTTTTACAAGAGCAAGGCCATAAAAATATAGAAGCAATCAAAGCAGCAAAGGAAAATTTTAGAGAAAATGCTTTTTCTTTTGTTTGTATTTTTGAAGATGAAGCACCAAAAAGTTTAGAAAGTGTGTATTTAAAACTTCACTTGCTTTCTAATAAAAAAGTACCTTTAAGAAGTTTAAATTTAACAGGTGCTTTTGGGATTTTACCAAATGTTGCATGGAGTGATAATAAGCCTATTGATTTGGACTTTTTAAGAGAAAATGAGATTGATTTAAAAATGGGTGGAAGATATCCAAGAATTGATTATGTAGATAAATTTCCAAGATTTTTAGCTCATGTAATACCTGAAGATAATACTAGAATTTTAGAAAGTTCTAAAGTAAGGATGGGCGCGGTTTTAGCTGCAGGTACTACTATAATGCCAGGGGCTGCTTATGTGAATTTTAACGCAGGTACAACTGGAGCTTGTATGGTAGAAGGGCGTATTAGTTCTTCAGCTGTTGTGGGCGAAGGTAGCGATGTAGGAGGTGGTGCTTCTATACTTGGAGTTTTAAGTGGAACAAGTGGAAATGCTATTAGTATAGGTAAAGCTTGTCTTTTGGGTGCAAATTCAGTTACGGGAATTCCTTTAGGGGATAATTGTATCGTTGATGCTGGAATTGCTGTATTAGAAGGAACTAAATTTGCGCTTAAAAATAAAGAAGAATTACAAAAAATCAATCCTGATTTTAAATTTGATAAAGATATATATAAAGGTTTAGAATTAGCAGGATTAAATGGCTTGCATTTTAGACAAGATTCTCAAAGTGGAGTTATGATAGCAGCTTTTAATAAAAAGGCTGTAAAACTTAACGAAGATTTACATTAA
- a CDS encoding Dps family protein codes for MSVTKQLLQLQADAHSLWIKFHNYHWNVKGLQFFSIHEYTEKAYEEMAELFDDCAERTLQLGEKAIVCSKTLLENAKAPKAQKDCFTPVEVLELIREDYKYLLAEFKKLNEEAEKASDTTTAAFAQENIAKYEKVLWMLNSTIQNTCSL; via the coding sequence ATGTCAGTAACAAAACAATTATTACAATTACAAGCGGATGCTCATAGTTTATGGATTAAATTTCATAATTATCACTGGAATGTAAAAGGTTTACAGTTTTTCTCAATTCATGAATACACAGAAAAAGCTTATGAAGAAATGGCAGAGTTATTTGATGATTGCGCTGAAAGAACTTTACAACTTGGAGAAAAAGCTATTGTTTGTTCAAAAACATTACTAGAAAATGCAAAAGCACCTAAGGCTCAAAAAGATTGCTTTACACCAGTAGAAGTTTTAGAGCTTATTAGAGAAGATTATAAATATCTTTTAGCTGAATTTAAAAAGCTAAATGAAGAAGCTGAAAAAGCAAGCGATACTACAACAGCAGCATTTGCTCAAGAAAATATTGCAAAATATGAAAAAGTTCTTTGGATGCTTAATTCAACTATCCAAAATACTTGCTCTTTATAA
- a CDS encoding glucose-6-phosphate isomerase produces the protein MLNNTLFFKTQDFKKITAYANRMNDELESGDIGYYHLVDTSFDLIEESKEFIATKTHIENIVLVGMGGSSCGVKALKELLFDQVEEKKLFIIDNTSSHTFTQTMQKINPQKTLFIIASKSGTTIEVISLFKLIIAHFDFKNENLHENFVFITDLNSKLHKLGEELNIKCFFIPQNVGGRFSVLSAIGIVPLSFCGYDTKALLEGAKACYVDFFEKKCDQILQKAYHYCTHKSAHINVLFSYGDAFKGFNEWYIQLIAESLGKKQGFKRIGLTPIALIGARDQHSFLQLIMDGPKDKTVTFLKIKDSQKSPSIPNISFNHLQNCDFTNEVNLHDLLNAQCDATMHALIAENLSVDVIELEKLDAYHCGYLMYYYELFTSACGIMLGINTYDQPGVEVGKLILKNMLSK, from the coding sequence ATGCTAAATAATACTTTATTTTTTAAAACCCAAGATTTTAAAAAAATTACCGCTTATGCAAATAGAATGAATGATGAGCTAGAAAGTGGCGATATAGGATATTATCACTTAGTAGATACTAGCTTTGATTTAATCGAAGAAAGCAAAGAATTTATCGCAACTAAAACTCATATAGAAAATATCGTTTTAGTGGGTATGGGTGGATCAAGTTGTGGGGTTAAAGCTTTAAAAGAGCTTTTATTTGATCAAGTAGAAGAAAAAAAACTTTTTATTATTGACAATACCTCCTCACATACTTTTACCCAAACTATGCAAAAAATAAATCCCCAAAAAACACTTTTCATCATAGCAAGTAAATCAGGCACAACTATAGAGGTGATTTCTTTATTTAAACTCATCATTGCTCATTTTGATTTTAAAAATGAAAATTTGCATGAAAATTTTGTATTTATTACAGATTTAAATTCAAAACTTCATAAACTAGGAGAAGAATTAAATATAAAATGCTTTTTTATACCTCAAAATGTCGGAGGAAGATTTAGTGTTTTATCGGCTATTGGTATTGTTCCTTTGAGCTTTTGCGGGTATGACACCAAAGCCTTATTAGAAGGCGCAAAAGCTTGTTATGTGGATTTTTTTGAGAAAAAATGTGATCAAATTTTGCAAAAGGCTTATCATTATTGCACGCATAAAAGTGCGCATATTAATGTGCTTTTTTCATATGGTGATGCTTTTAAGGGCTTTAATGAATGGTACATTCAACTCATTGCTGAAAGTCTAGGTAAAAAACAGGGCTTCAAACGCATAGGTTTAACTCCTATTGCTTTAATTGGTGCTAGAGATCAGCATAGCTTTTTACAACTTATCATGGATGGACCCAAAGATAAAACTGTTACTTTTTTAAAAATCAAAGATAGTCAAAAATCTCCTAGCATCCCAAATATAAGCTTTAATCATTTGCAAAATTGTGATTTTACTAATGAGGTTAATTTACATGATCTTTTAAACGCTCAATGTGATGCAACCATGCATGCATTAATTGCTGAAAATTTAAGTGTTGATGTCATAGAACTTGAGAAATTAGATGCTTATCATTGTGGATATTTGATGTATTATTATGAGTTATTTACTTCTGCATGTGGCATTATGCTTGGAATTAATACTTATGATCAACCTGGTGTAGAAGTGGGAAAATTAATACTCAAAAATATGTTAAGTAAATAA
- the galU gene encoding UTP--glucose-1-phosphate uridylyltransferase GalU: MLQTCIFPAAGYGTRFLPATKTLPKEMLPILTKPLIHYGVDEALEAGMETMGFVTGRGKRALEDYFDISYELEHQIAGTKKEYLLSEIRTLIDRCTFTFTRQNEMKGLGDAVLKAKPLVQDEAFGVILADDLCVNEDGVNVLAQMVKIYEKYRCSVIAVMEVEADQVSNYGVIAGNAVEEDLIMVNSMVEKPDPKDAPSNLAIIGRYILTPDIFGILENTKAGKNGEIQLTDALLSQATNNMVLAYKFKGKRFDCGSVEGFVEATNYFYEKSKNAK, translated from the coding sequence ATGCTTCAAACTTGTATTTTTCCTGCAGCAGGCTATGGTACTAGATTTTTACCTGCTACAAAAACCCTACCTAAAGAAATGCTACCTATACTAACTAAACCTTTAATTCACTATGGTGTAGATGAGGCTTTAGAAGCTGGTATGGAAACTATGGGCTTTGTTACAGGGCGTGGGAAAAGAGCTTTGGAGGATTATTTTGATATTTCTTATGAGCTTGAGCATCAAATTGCGGGTACTAAAAAAGAATATCTTTTAAGTGAAATAAGAACACTCATAGATCGCTGCACTTTTACTTTTACAAGACAAAATGAAATGAAAGGCTTGGGAGATGCAGTTTTAAAAGCAAAACCTTTAGTGCAAGATGAAGCTTTTGGGGTAATTTTGGCAGATGATTTATGTGTAAATGAAGATGGGGTAAATGTTTTAGCTCAAATGGTAAAAATTTATGAAAAATACCGCTGCTCTGTTATAGCTGTAATGGAAGTTGAAGCTGATCAAGTCTCAAACTATGGGGTTATAGCTGGAAATGCTGTAGAAGAGGATTTAATCATGGTAAATTCTATGGTAGAAAAACCTGATCCAAAAGATGCTCCAAGCAACTTAGCCATCATAGGAAGATACATTCTAACACCTGATATTTTTGGCATTTTAGAAAATACCAAAGCAGGTAAAAATGGAGAAATTCAACTAACCGATGCATTGCTTTCACAAGCAACTAACAATATGGTTTTAGCTTATAAATTTAAAGGAAAAAGATTTGATTGTGGAAGCGTGGAAGGCTTTGTGGAAGCGACAAATTATTTTTATGAGAAAAGTAAAAATGCTAAATAA
- a CDS encoding IMPACT family protein: protein MKTIDQIYQAKIEIKKSTFLSFLCPFEDFQTLMQKLRNEHLKAVHFVYAYRYLNEFDQIIEDKSDDGEPKGTSAMPCLNVLRGALLVNCAVIVVRYFGGIKLGTGGLVRAYSDATNEAILNATLLEFEAKNILNLNIPFHLYARFEHFLNKNNISYEKKFQENVELVLSVNAKEEEEFKKFAKEFEFSGLIWK, encoded by the coding sequence ATGAAAACCATTGATCAAATTTATCAAGCAAAAATAGAAATCAAAAAATCAACTTTTTTGTCTTTTTTATGTCCTTTTGAAGATTTTCAAACTTTAATGCAAAAGCTAAGAAATGAGCATTTAAAAGCCGTGCATTTTGTATATGCTTATAGGTATTTAAACGAATTTGATCAAATCATAGAAGATAAAAGTGATGATGGGGAGCCAAAAGGAACTTCGGCAATGCCTTGCTTGAATGTCTTAAGAGGGGCTTTGCTGGTTAATTGTGCGGTGATTGTGGTGCGTTATTTTGGTGGGATAAAACTTGGCACAGGTGGGCTTGTTAGAGCTTATAGCGATGCAACCAATGAAGCTATTTTAAATGCAACGCTTTTAGAATTTGAAGCTAAAAATATTTTAAATTTAAACATTCCTTTTCATCTTTATGCAAGATTTGAGCATTTTTTAAATAAAAATAACATTTCATACGAAAAAAAATTTCAAGAAAATGTTGAACTAGTTTTAAGCGTTAATGCAAAAGAAGAAGAGGAATTTAAAAAATTTGCAAAAGAGTTCGAATTTAGCGGACTTATTTGGAAGTAA
- a CDS encoding ABC-F family ATP-binding cassette domain-containing protein — translation MVEVKNLTMRFANQLLFEDVNLKLNRGERYGLIGANGAGKSTFLKILSGQIESSSGEICIDPNLKIAVLGQDQFAFENYTIKDAVMCANKRLYDALKEKEKLYMSEEFTDEINDRLSELEIITAEEDPNYDCELRCEKILSSLNIKDFNALMSTLQSADKFKVLLAQVLFLGADVLFLDEPTNNLDLEAISWLENELLRHEGTLVVISHDRHFLNKVCTRILDVDFKQIRDFAGNYDDWYMASTLLAKQAELKRDKTLKEREELENFIRRFSANASKAKQATSRTKALEKLELEEIKTSSRRDPSIVFRTNREIGNEVLELKGISKAYDKTLFENLELKLEKGDKIALIGANGAGKSTLAKIIASKLEPDSGHIHLGATIEMGYFSQDTTNLINENLKLYEWLMSEKFKDLDEIRKCLGRMLFSGSDQEKMASSLSGGEKHRLMLSKLMLERGNFLLLDEPDNHLDLESIIALGEALYNFKGCVICISHDRELISAFANRIWFLEDGKLTDFKGSYDEFLGGLE, via the coding sequence ATGGTAGAAGTAAAAAATCTCACTATGCGTTTTGCAAACCAACTTTTATTTGAAGATGTAAATTTAAAATTAAACCGTGGTGAAAGATATGGACTTATAGGCGCAAATGGCGCAGGAAAATCAACCTTTTTAAAAATTCTCTCAGGCCAAATAGAATCAAGCAGTGGAGAAATTTGCATAGATCCAAATTTAAAAATCGCAGTGTTAGGACAAGATCAATTTGCTTTTGAAAACTACACCATTAAAGATGCAGTAATGTGTGCAAATAAAAGATTATATGATGCACTAAAAGAAAAAGAAAAACTTTATATGAGTGAAGAATTTACCGATGAAATCAATGATAGATTAAGCGAGCTTGAAATCATAACAGCAGAAGAGGATCCAAACTATGATTGTGAGCTTAGATGTGAAAAAATTCTTAGCTCTTTAAATATAAAAGATTTTAATGCTCTCATGAGTACTTTACAAAGTGCGGATAAATTTAAAGTTTTATTAGCACAAGTGTTATTTTTAGGTGCTGATGTGTTATTTTTAGATGAGCCTACAAACAACCTTGACTTAGAAGCTATTTCTTGGCTTGAAAATGAGCTTTTAAGACATGAGGGAACTTTAGTAGTAATTAGCCATGATAGACATTTTCTAAATAAAGTTTGTACAAGAATTTTAGATGTGGATTTTAAACAAATACGCGATTTTGCTGGAAATTATGATGATTGGTACATGGCTTCAACCTTGCTTGCTAAACAAGCTGAACTCAAACGCGATAAAACCTTAAAAGAAAGAGAAGAATTAGAAAATTTCATACGCCGTTTTAGCGCTAATGCTTCAAAAGCCAAACAAGCTACAAGTAGAACCAAAGCTTTAGAAAAACTTGAACTTGAAGAGATTAAAACCTCAAGCAGGCGTGATCCTAGCATAGTTTTTAGAACAAATAGAGAAATAGGAAATGAAGTTTTAGAATTAAAAGGTATTAGCAAGGCTTATGATAAAACTTTATTTGAAAATTTAGAATTAAAATTAGAAAAAGGTGATAAAATAGCCTTAATTGGAGCAAATGGTGCTGGAAAAAGCACTTTGGCTAAAATCATCGCATCAAAATTAGAACCCGATAGTGGCCACATCCACCTTGGTGCTACCATAGAAATGGGATATTTTTCACAAGATACAACGAATTTAATCAATGAAAATTTGAAACTTTATGAATGGCTAATGAGTGAAAAATTCAAAGATTTGGATGAAATTCGCAAATGTCTTGGTAGAATGCTCTTTAGCGGAAGCGATCAAGAAAAAATGGCTTCTAGTTTAAGTGGGGGTGAAAAACACCGCTTAATGCTTTCAAAATTAATGTTAGAACGCGGAAATTTCTTGCTTTTAGATGAACCGGATAATCATTTAGACCTTGAAAGTATCATTGCATTAGGTGAAGCCTTGTATAATTTCAAAGGTTGTGTAATATGCATAAGCCACGATAGAGAGTTAATTAGCGCTTTTGCTAATCGTATATGGTTTTTAGAAGATGGGAAATTAACAGACTTTAAAGGAAGTTATGACGAATTTTTAGGAGGTTTAGAATGA
- a CDS encoding diguanylate cyclase domain-containing protein — protein MDFSYLLLKTLPSMTLVFNILALFLAYFFKQNKIFFLLLLILCARALSLVASEYQAHLFISVFLPFSFVLFVFLQDSKLVFERINFIKFAYLAFMGFVALILSTSTNFNASITSEIFGLSTQFFKPISELSFCVFWAGMIFLLFSYFKNNDFHFLLAYMGLSVQFLFYNSVDLGYYEFASLVLIGFLAYKAYKIAFFDTLTNLPNLKALRRYTQGLENFHLALVEVKNINEIYHQKGSKMGEFIMHEFARILKKALHARVFKDDKDYFIIIFENENIAFVQSKLQMLENFMQKYTFEFKEQSAKLEIKLCLSSKNENVEDSLKQAKLELRKQRD, from the coding sequence TTGGATTTTTCGTATTTATTGTTAAAAACATTGCCTAGTATGACTTTAGTTTTTAATATCTTAGCTTTATTTTTAGCTTATTTTTTTAAGCAAAATAAGATTTTTTTCTTACTTTTGTTAATTTTATGTGCTAGGGCTTTATCTTTAGTAGCAAGTGAGTATCAAGCGCATTTGTTTATTTCGGTGTTTTTGCCTTTTTCTTTTGTGCTTTTTGTGTTTTTGCAAGATAGCAAACTTGTTTTTGAAAGAATTAATTTTATTAAATTTGCGTATTTAGCCTTTATGGGTTTTGTAGCGTTAATACTTAGCACAAGTACTAATTTTAATGCAAGCATTACAAGTGAGATTTTTGGTCTTTCAACGCAATTTTTTAAGCCTATTAGTGAGTTAAGTTTTTGTGTGTTTTGGGCGGGAATGATATTTTTATTATTTTCGTATTTTAAAAACAATGATTTTCATTTTTTACTAGCTTATATGGGCTTGAGTGTGCAGTTTTTATTTTATAATAGTGTTGATTTGGGTTATTATGAATTTGCTTCTTTAGTTTTAATAGGATTTTTAGCGTATAAAGCTTATAAAATAGCCTTTTTTGACACTTTAACTAATTTGCCGAATTTAAAAGCCTTAAGAAGATATACTCAAGGCCTTGAAAATTTTCATTTAGCATTAGTGGAAGTTAAAAACATCAATGAAATTTATCATCAAAAAGGCTCAAAAATGGGCGAGTTTATAATGCATGAATTTGCTAGGATTTTGAAAAAAGCTTTGCACGCTAGGGTTTTTAAAGATGATAAGGATTATTTTATTATTATATTTGAAAATGAAAATATTGCTTTTGTGCAAAGCAAGCTTCAAATGCTTGAAAATTTTATGCAAAAATACACTTTTGAATTTAAAGAACAAAGTGCAAAATTAGAGATTAAGCTTTGCTTATCAAGTAAAAATGAAAATGTTGAAGATAGTTTAAAACAAGCTAAATTAGAGCTTAGAAAACAAAGGGATTAA